actgatcaaatgtaagccttgaatgcaatgcaagatGCTTCGAATCAaagcaaatgcatgaatgttttctAACATTATATCGGTTATCTGTCTGGTTTCCGCAGAATCCAGGACATCGGCATCCTGTTTAACGTGATCATCATTCTTCTCATGATGTTCAACACATACGTGTTCCAGGTGGGGCTGGTGTCGCTGTTACTGGAGCGATTCCGAGCGCTGCTGATACTGTCTGCACTCTACCTGACTCTCAGCATCAGCTTTCACTGCTGGGTCatggtgtgtacacacacacacacacacacacacacacacacatggattaTTACTAGACACTACATGGAATCTGTGAGCACAGAAATCATTTGTAGAGTTATGTTATGGTATTCCTCgccatgtttaaatccattctgcTGCACTTTTGTGgaaattataattgtataatatttaaaataaaactaaatttaatgtttcattttatttttaaacccattctaatgaattttttttcttaacagaaaattattatagtttaatatataataaaaaataaatctctaaATATATCTCCAAAATACTCCCGGTTTCCTTTATTCTGCTCATTTCACGTGTTTCATTTTTTGTAGAAAATTGTTAGTGTATTATTATTGcatatcaattaaaaatttaactaaaataaaatggtacaAAATTAATAGCTTCTGTCATTCGTGAAGTTTTGTCAATTCCTAATCATGCTTAAATCTGAATtagattttacagaaaattattattgtatattatttttataatattaaagctacaataaacaaaaaaataaataaataaattgattctgTACGTTTTTCTAAAATACTTTCATATCCgttttttctattaatttccaCTCTTTAAtaagttttgtttaatatatcaattaaaaatgatttagataGTGTCCAAAATTGACTTTTGACTCATTtcttaatgtataatatataaaataaaaatgaaattaaatttttttttttacattgcattcaaaaTTCCGTCCATATTTGTATTTCTAGAATTCTAATTTTCTGATTCTGTTCATTGTCTGTCAGAACCTGAGGTGGATGGAGTCCAATCGTTTCGTGTGGACAGACGGTCTGCAGGTTCTCTTTGTGTTCCAGAGACTGGGTAAGCCGGCCGTGAGACGCTAGCCAAACCCCGAATTGGATTTCACGCGAGGGTCACTGTCAATCTTGTCAAGAACCTCTCAATCCCTTACTACATGTTTGGAGATACAGGCCTAACCTTTCTCTCTCATGACACTAAAGCTGTTGTAGACGTGTGATCGAACCAGAGGCTGAGTTTTCTTCCCATCAGACAGTTAATCACACTTTACTATTACGCAGTTTTGCTGTTTCCATAGAAGTTAACCACTGCCTGTTGATGGTTTTGTGTCTCCCCAGCTGCTGTGTTGTATTACTACTTCTACAAACGCACAACCGAGTATCTGGGAGACCCCAGACTTTACGAAGATTCCCCATGGCTCCGTGATGCATTTGCTAGAGCGCGACAGTGAGACGAAACACCTGGAAACAAACCCAAAATGGTGCACGGTGGGGATGTTAACGTTGTGCAATGCAACACACAACCAAAGCATTTCAGGAAACTAAACGGATGGACTCATTCAGAGCCCCGCCACCTTAAAACAAACTTCCATGGAGCACATTGGCGACTGGAgagatctcattttgtgtttttaatgactGAGAAGCACGATGAGAAATAAAGCATCGTGAAACCTGACGTCTGAAAGTCTCTAAACACATTTTAGTACAATAGTACAAATGATCTTACTGCCTGCACCAGGTGTAAAGCTACAGTTATCATATGCTGGTTGTGTAGACATCTTGTTGTGTAAtgttaagtgtatttttatatggTTTTGGATCTTTGCTTGAGCAGAGTTTGATCGTACAGTCGAACCACGAGAGATTTCGTTTACTTCGGTTTGCCTTTGAAACCACGAGTGGAATTTAGTCTCAAGGAATCGTGTGAATTTTTGTATATTgtgcccatttaaaaaaaaatatatatattttgtttgtaatattttcataaacatCCTCCCAGTGACACACGTTTGGTATATTTTCAGTAAATTGTCGAGGGAGCATCAACAAAGTGCCTCACTGTTCACCCAACACTACACAAAGTGAGTAAACAGCAGAGCGTCAGTGCACTTGTTATGCTGAAATCCGTATTTTTCTGTTACGTTGTACCAATAAACATTTTCCATTGGCCTCATCCATGTCCTTGATGCTTTATTTCTCCTATTTATTGTAAACGTAAGCGttctttaaggaatagttcaaccaaaaatgaaaatgtttgatgtttgaatctttatcagaacagatttgaataaatttgtggaaacagtccaaacagctgataaaaacataatacacaCAAGCTTGTGAAGCAAAGAGCTGagtgtttgttagaaacaaatctaTATTTAAAGGTGTTTTAACTTAAACCGTAGCTTCCAGTGAAAATactcctctatccataatatcgCTTTCTTAAGTGAAAATGTCTTCCTATCCAAATCAAGAAAGTATGTGCATTCTAGCACCGTGAAAACAGTCCTAAACATGTTGGTGTTATTATGGACTCAAATTTGGTCCAGAAGCAACGGTGTACAGTACAAATGCCTCAGAAATGattggtttcttacaaacatgcatgcTTCATAAAAtgataactgatggactggagtggtgtggatttttgtgatgttttcatcagctgtttggactctcattctgatggcacccattcactgcagagcatccattggtgaacaaatgatgtaatgctacaaatttctacaaatctgatctGATTAaccattttttgggtgaactgtttctttctATTTTCATTGCACGTCTGTAGTCGCTTTATCTCTGAGACAGGCGACGGTCTCCACGCTGACAGACTGTTCTATTCTGATCAGTCAGATTAAGCTTGGATTGGGGTTTTACGCTTCACAAACAGCCCGCAGGACACAAATAGCATGCTATGTTTTCAAATACCCAGCCAACTCACTCCTCTCATCGTGTGAGGATGACCGTAGGAGCATACTGACGTTAACAGGAAACTATACAAAACaccaattaaaggaatagttcaccccaaaagtTAAAATGCACTCACTCTCaggtcattcaagatgtagatgagtttgtttcttcagcagatttggagaaatgtagcattatatcacttgctcaccaatatatgctctgcagtgaatgggtgccgtcagaatgagagtcaaacagctgataaaaacatcacaataatccacaccactccagtccatcaattaatgtcttgtgaagagaaaagctttatttgtaagaaacaaatgaattactaATAATTAATCAGATGAAGCACTGCTGGTGAAGCTCTGCTTGATAAAGTTCTGTGGGGAAAATAATGACGGACTGattgtataatatttttctatgattgctttgaattataataatagtattttaataatattctattGTTTAGGATTAAATGCGTGGAATAATTTTAATGtgaatgaaatatacatttatttagcagatacttttgtACAGAGTGCCTTACAAAAGAAGTTAAACACatgaaaatgtctaaatatagagaattaaataaagaaaataatcttCAAGAATGAAAACAACTCTAATAGTGgacacatcaaaacacacaaataaaaccaagaatcaatttggattttttaacaaaaaaacgtttttatttgtcaaataataACCCACAGTCCTTCCCATCATGCCAGTGCAAACTCCATCCAAAATCCCAGTGCTTCTGAAGTCTCGGAAAAAATGTTCTGATcaccctggaatgttttcctgTAGCCTACACGTCATCTCCACAACCTGATGAACACAAATACAACAGAAAATCGTGATCCTCGGGTCATGCCGAATCTGTGGATATCAAACCATGTGTCTGCCATTATGAAATCTGTCATAAACTGCAATATACATTAAACCATTTGACATATCTCCATAAAAATCAGTAGGGATCATGGACACCATGTCCTGGAGGTACCTGAGAAGTCTGAacacagcgccacctagtgttccAGAGATATAACCATTTTTGTAAAAGTGCTTATAACTGTTGGAAAACATTgtccaaattttatttttgtatcctTTCATTCCCTGGATTATACTAATTCTGACGATACGTCATTTGtcataaaaaggtaattgtgacttttcttcttatattaaaataaactaaaaaccataaaatacttttgttgcttgaaataaactttaactgaaataaaatactaaaaaacctTTTTGATTCCTAAGCAACGTTGCTTATTTTGATAACATTTAAcgttatttactaaaataaacaaaaatcgaacacttcaattaaaattaaaataaaaacttattcaaaatattaaccaaaatgGTAATTTTCTTTGGAAGTAcgtaattgtgatttatttattttttgcaattttgagaGTTTTTTCCTTAGAATTCtgttttcatctcacaattttttattttactttctgacatgggataaaaaattaaaaaggtaactgCGTCACTTTTATCTGACcattcttctcagaattgcgagttcatatctctCAATTCCGAACTGCACGAGAGAAACTCAGAATTGccagaaaaaaagtctaaattgtgagatgaaaatgttgtaatgacctttttttttaatctcataaaaGATACAGTGTTATAACACAGCTGAAGAGCGTGAAGACACTCACTGTCAGACATAAATGCCGACCCACAGTAAGAGGAACAGTACACCGAAGCCCATGAAGAGCGACGCCACCAGAGAAATCAGCAGCTCTTTGTACAGATCTCGCGTGTACTTCGTGGATGTTACTTCATATCTGAGAGAGAGTCAAGGATGCAAATATACCAACATCTTTTCAGGCTAAAATTTACAAGCACCTTTCTGATTAGGAAATGCAAATCTGTGAATAGTGAAGGATACACAAAGAACCAGGCGGTGAAGAACATGCCGATGGCCAGCAGCACTACAGTGAGGTGAGGAAACACGGCCGGGTTCACCGGACTGGTGTACCTCGTCATGGCTTCCAGCTCCTGCACAGAGAATCAGTCATTTACACATCAGTGGACATGACTTCTGACACCTGAAGATGTTCAACATCAGGCTAAAgccaaaaataactgaataaactAGAATAACCACACAAGCGGTACATAAAAGAACAGGAGTATAAAAGTATCATCTCCACAGCAGCTGAACTGACTTCAGGTTTCTAGTGCGGATTAAACTTGAACAAAATATCtgatagaaatataaaatacaaacgtgaccctggagcacaaaagcagtattgagtctctggggtatatttgtagcaataaccaacaatacactgtaagggtcaaaattaatgatttttcttttatgccaaaaatcattaggatattaaataaagattatgttccattaagatattttgtaaatgtcctaccgtaaatatatcaaaacttaattttcgattagtaatatgcattgctaagaattcatttggacaactttaaaggagattttctcaatatttagatttttttgcaccctcagattccagattttcaaatagttgtatctcagacaaatattgtcagatccttacaaaccatacatcaatggaaagattatttattcaggcTTCAGATGATGTAAGTTTAAATCCCAATTTCAAAAAAACtaaagacccttatgactggttttgtgctccaggggcACAAATGTGAAATCTGACACTTCCTAAATGAATAGTGCAACCTAGATGTGAACACTTCCCGCTGCATAATACCTATTACAAGTTCACATGAatattatacacatacatatatatgactAAACATGCATATTACACTTCGAATAAGGCCATTATCTGTGTCTGCAGTTAAAAAAAGCTTCAGCAGATCACAGACTCCTGACTGTAGCTAACAGCTAAAGCTACCAACAGCTGCACTTTAACAAGACGAGCGAGTAAAGAAAATACTAGACAAGTTATTTAGTTTTCTATTCATTTCTGGACTCTCTGGCgtttaagaaatataataatttgctgTAAAATCATGCGTAATTTACCATCGTGTGACAGGTAAAGGCAGAATCTGTCCGACCGGAAGAAGAGCAAGAACAGCCACGTAAGTGCAGAGTGCGGAAGAGGAGTGACTGACagcacaatacaaaataaaagtcacaaaactccacagacagatagatacagattttTATTATGGCTGTCACACAACAATTCACATTTAGTAtccagaaaaatatttatttaatttatgcatcaTGCTTGCGTGCATTTTTATTATGACATCAGTACACacacatgtttaaaaaaaaaaaaaaaaaaactgagagaaaTTATGCAGATGAACTAAAAATAACGATTATGTATCAATATACAACAGAGACTTTCAGAAAGCTCGGACAAagcaatgaaaatgacaaaatgtaacaaacaaaataGTGAATCAACAACTGTTAATATTTTAGTTCTTACTGGGCTTGAAGCCGTAAAGATAAACAAAATAAGACAGACAActgagaaaaagtttttttttttttatcct
The DNA window shown above is from Cyprinus carpio isolate SPL01 chromosome B25, ASM1834038v1, whole genome shotgun sequence and carries:
- the tmem138 gene encoding transmembrane protein 138, which encodes MLQTNNYSLVLLIQLALLTFDLFVNSFSELLRAAPVIQLVLFIIQDIGILFNVIIILLMMFNTYVFQVGLVSLLLERFRALLILSALYLTLSISFHCWVMNLRWMESNRFVWTDGLQVLFVFQRLAAVLYYYFYKRTTEYLGDPRLYEDSPWLRDAFARARQ
- the tmem258 gene encoding transmembrane protein 258, translated to MELEAMTRYTSPVNPAVFPHLTVVLLAIGMFFTAWFFVYEVTSTKYTRDLYKELLISLVASLFMGFGVLFLLLWVGIYV